A genomic stretch from Lathyrus oleraceus cultivar Zhongwan6 chromosome 2, CAAS_Psat_ZW6_1.0, whole genome shotgun sequence includes:
- the LOC127119619 gene encoding uncharacterized protein LOC127119619: MGTKVQNLPGYYSMMRDLNEESSSCGWPLFYRDKTPINGKCYENYLPSVASDACSVHDKDVVKRMMLEHEAVFKNQVYELHRLYRIQRDLMNDFDRKELHRNQIPAEASFSQVTTEDGRKWHVSGFPVGNSAYAKPSVSGAAGVHSPLGSIQGRGNQACPFPSPDVGVIESTRPSKVRRKTFDLSLPADENVDSDESDEKLSDEKTSDSTFFLADKSCKIGKEDDGGKVCCRDTSRSEKSSIRRNGLADLNEPAQADETYDSPYVRVPSNSVSATECLDLTAGAKQKMQFFGLSREHLLNSSRGTESWARNDGHLENNGNEKRGISSVAEAGYAKSNLQPVLNVFKPEKSLLSSQTMQHTYSKAREPASNYFDGRSKADTWREKTVSERNHEYFVNNHPESVLPLYRPGNIPFAPSYDLSKSWSHSAASWGKASCSLNQKLVSVKTPPCPNASGSIDRNLEEFWHLNTNSKPNPSIPCDAPLRNGSVSKEPSMNMSSISYDYPNHNNDKNFGKGIDLNAILSNGSNNNNLVPQSNVGIMEGDALSWLRAKNARKNEARNTDRSSITAGETSFPQTASLSMKGETGKVTHGVTSVSCCNTLDQRRIELSESSSNKKILGVPIFDMPRSSLKKELSSITSPSVSIPTMSDAKAMESKHKIRMLDINLPCDANDLEFEKEGFTESVVSKTRSPTAEADSRNQIDLNFSMTEDEESYTTLPSSKTNMKAAIDLEAPAVPESEEDLAPEENKLETSLASPQVPKDAVEQPPEELMRNAAEAIVVLSSLSHDQVDPVINNPSENQSVDPLSWFADVVSLCEGNLKSKCDDSRGKDKEDDEELDYFEYMTLKLEETKEEDYMPKPLVPENFKVEETPSTLPTRTRRGPARRGRQKRDFQRDILPGLVSLSRNEVTEDIQTFGGIMKATGHSWQSGLTRRTSSRKRGRPRRQVQVTPSPSPSPSPPPVTTNDTSTPLMQELNNIEVALEERSLTGWGKTTRRPRRQRCPPTGNHALIPIA, from the exons ATGGGAACCAAGGTTCAGAATCTGCCGGGATATTACTCGATGATGAGAGATCTTAATGAGGAATCCAGTAGCTGTGGTTGGCCGTTGTTTTACAGAGATAAAACACCGATAAACGGGAAGTGTTATGAAAATTATCTTCCAAGTGTCGCCTCCGATGCATGTTCTGTGCATGATAAGGATGTTGTGAAGCGGATGATGCTTGAACACGAGGCGGTATTTAAGAATCAG GTTTATGAACTCCACCGCTTATACAGAATACAAAGAGATTTGATGAATGATTTCGATAGGAAGGAGTTACACAGAAATCAGATACCTGCCGAGGCTTCGTTTTCTCAAGTAACAACGGAGGATGGAAGGAAATGGCATGTTTCTGGCTTTCCTGTGGGAAATTCAGCTTATGCTAAACCATCTGTTTCAGGTGCTGCAGGTGTTCATTCTCCTTTAGGTTCTATTCAAGGAAGAGGCAATCAAGCTTGTCCGTTTCCATCCCCGGATGTTGGTGTGATCGAGTCCACTAGACCGTCAAAGGTGAGAAGAAAAACGTTTGACCTTTCGCTCCCTGCTGACGAGAATGTCGATTCTGACGAAAGTGATGAAAAGCTCAGCGATGAGAAGACTAGTGATTCAACGTTTTTTCTTGCTGATAAAAGTTGTAAAATTGGAAAGGAGGATGATGGCGGGAAGGTTTGTTGCCGGGACACTTCAAGGTCTGAGAAGTCTTCGATTAGAAGAAATGGTTTGGCTGACTTAAACGAACCAGCTCAGGCGGATGAAACATATGATTCTCCTTATGTTCGTGTTCCGAGTAATTCAGTTTCCGCAACTGAATGCTTGGATCTCACTGCCGGTGCCAAACAAAAGATGCAGTTTTTTGGTTTGTCTAGAGAACATTTACTAAACTCGAGCCGTGGGACTGAAAGTTGGGCTCGAAATGATGGACATTTGGAGAATAATGGGAATGAAAAAAGGGGAATTTCATCAGTAGCTGAAGCAG GGTATGCGAAAAGTAACCTACAGCCTGTGTTGAATGTCTTCAAACCGGAGAAGTCACTTTTATCTTCTCAAACAATGCAGCACACATACAGCAAAGCTCGTGAACCGGCATCCAATTATTTTGACGGTCGAAGCAAGGCTGATACGTGGAGGGAAAAGACTGTTAGTGAAAGAAATCACGAATACTTCGTAAATAACCACCCCGAGTCTGTTTTACCTTTATATAGACCTGGTAATATTCCATTTGCTCCTTCCTATGATTTATCGAAGTCTTGGTCTCATTCTGCTGCTTCTTGGGGAAAGGCGAGTTGCAGCCTAAACCAGAAGTTGGTGTCGGTTAAGACGCCTCCGTGTCCAAATGCATCCGGCTCCATCGATAGGAATTTGGAAGAGTTTTGGCATCTAAATACAAATTCCAAGCCTAATCCAAGTATTCCATGTGATGCACCGTTACGGAACGGATCCGTATCCAAGGAACCATCaatgaacatgtcttccattaGTTATGACTACCCGAATCATAATAATGACAAGAATTTTGGAAAAGGCATTGACTTGAATGCGATTCTTTCTAATGGTTCGAACAATAATAACTTAGTTCCTCAGTCAAATGTTGGGATAATGGAGGGAGACGCGTTGTCATGGCTTAGAGCGAAGAACGCTCGTAAGAATGAAGCACGAAACACTGATAGAAGCTCCATTACTGCAGGAGAGACAAGTTTTCCTCAGACTGCTTCATTGTCCATGAAAGGTGAAACCGGAAAGGTTACACACGGTGTAACTTCGGTTTCGTGCTGTAATACTCTTGATCAAAGGAGGATTGAATTAAGTGAAAGCTCTAGTAATAAGAAAATTCTCGGTGTTCCAATATTTGATATGCCTCGTAGTTCTCTGAAGAAGGAGTTGTCTTCAATCACTTCTCCCTCAGTGTCGATTCCTACAATGTCCGATGCAAAAGCAATGGAAAGTAAGCACAAAATCCGGATGCTTGATATCAACCTGCCTTGTGACGCTAATGATCTCGAGTTTGAGAAAGAAGGATTCACCGAATCTGTCGTTAGCAAGACAAGATCTCCTACGGCGGAAGCAGACTCTAGAAATCAAATTGATCTGAACTTCAGTATGACTGAGGATGAAGAATCATACACAACTCTTCCAAGTTCCAAAACAAATATGAAGGCAGCGATAGATTTGGAAGCCCCCGCTGTTCCTGAGTCAGAGGAAGATCTCGCTCCGGAAGAAAACAAACTCGAAACTTCTCTAGCATCACCGCAAGTTCCAAAAGACGCTGTTGAACAGCCACCGGAAGAACTTATGAGAAATGCGGCAGAAGCAATTGTTGTCCTTTCATCACTTTCCCACGACCAAGTGGATCCTGTGATCAACAATCCATCGGAAAATCAATCGGTGGATCCGTTGAGTTGGTTTGCGGATGTAGTTTCCTTGTGTGAAGGTAACCTCAAGAGCAAGTGCGATGATTCAAGAGGAAAGGACAAAGAGGACGATGAAGAATTGGATTATTTTGAATACATGACATTAAAACTTGAGGAGACCAAAGAAGAAGACTACATGCCGAAGCCTCTCGTTCCGGAAAACTTCAAAGTGGAAGAAACACCAAGTACTTTACCTACTCGGACGCGAAGAGGGCCTGCAAGGAGAGGGAGACAGAAGCGAGACTTCCAAAGGGACATCCTTCCGGGCCTCGTATCTCTATCAAGGAATGAAGTAACAGAAGATATTCAGACATTTGGAGGGATTATGAAAGCAACCGGTCATTCATGGCAATCAGGACTAACTAGGAGAACCTCGTCAAGGAAGAGGGGGAGGCCAAGGCGACAAGTGCAGGTTACCCCTTCTCCCTCTCCCTCTCCCTCGCCGCCGCCTGTGACCACCAACGACACCAGCACACCACTGATGCAGGAGCTCAATAACATTGAAGTGGCGTTGGAGGAAAGGAGCCTAACAGGTTGGGGCAAGACAACTCGAAGGCCTCGCAGACAAAGGTGTCCGCCGACTGGTAATCATGCATTGATTCCAATAGCATAA
- the LOC127119621 gene encoding putative pentatricopeptide repeat-containing protein At1g69350, mitochondrial, with the protein MTLYMPLFRSCSTLRQLTQLHSHLVTTGLHNDPLASTKLIESYSQMGSLQSSRLVFYAYPSPDSFMFGVLVKCYLWNHLFDQVLSLYNHHIHMGSSHLTQSCSFLYPSLIRAASGVADLVVGRKLHGKIVKSGFSEDRVIGTSLLGMYGELCCLSDAKKVFDEMCQRDLVSWSSVVSCYVENGIYREGLGMFRSMVSEGIRPDSVMLLSIAEACAKIGCLRLAKSVHGYVIREGMIGDGSLSNSLIVMYSQCGYLCKAKRLFESLVDRSTSCWTSMISSYNQNECFEEAIGAFIKMQDSEVELNEVTMISVLNSCARLGWLKEGKSVHCFVLRNAMDAADLDLGPALIDFYAACWKISSCEKLLRLIGNSNVVSWNTLISFFAREGLNSKAMVLFAHMVAKGLMPDSYSLASSISASASAGLIQFGQQIHGHVMKRGFVDEFVQNSLMDMYSKCGFVDSAYTIFNKIRKKSIVTWNCMICGFSQNGISLEALNLFDEMYGNCLEINEVTFLSAIQACSNLGYLDKGKWIHHKIIVTGNQDDVYINTSLVDMYAKCGDLQTARRVFDSILEKSVVSWSTMIAAHGIHGQINAAISLFTKMINSHIKPNEVTFMNILSACRHAGSVEEGKLYFNSMRDYGVVPNQEHFASIVDLLSRAGDINGAYKIIKSIQMPVDASIWGALLNGCRIHGRMDVIEKIGEELRRISTDDTGYYTLLSNIYAEGGKWNESRKVRSKMEGLGLKKVPGYSTIEIDRKIYRFGAGDTSEWQMKEICMFLENFQSLTQEQGCDVECYMYNNNNSTKAAILFDDFSFYNLQREASNCIENKSVLL; encoded by the coding sequence ATGACACTTTACATGCCGTTATTCAGGTCATGTTCAACCTTAAGACAACTCACTCAGCTCCATTCCCATCTTGTAACAACCGGCCTTCACAATGACCCACTTGCCTCCACAAAGCTCATCGAGTCCTATTCCCAAATGGGTTCTCTGCAATCTTCAAGACTCGTTTTTTATGCATACCCATCTCCTGATTCCTTCATGTTTGGTGTTCTCGTCAAATGTTACCTTTGGAATCACTTGTTTGACCAAGTGCTTTCTCTTTACAATCATCACATTCATATGGGTTCTTCTCACCTCACTCAGAGTTGCAGTTTTTTGTATCCTTCTCTTATAAGGGCTGCTTCTGGTGTTGCTGACTTGGTTGTAGGAAGAAAGTTGCATGGGAAGATAGTTAAATCTGGGTTTAGTGAGGATCGTGTTATTGGAACTTCGTTGCTTGGAATGTATGGAGAATTATGTTGCTTAAGTGATGCGAAGAAGGTGTTTGATGAAATGTGTCAGAGAGATTTGGTTTCTTGGAGTTCTGTTGTTTCGTGTTATGTTGAGAATGGGATTTATAGAGAGGGATTGGGAATGTTTCGTTCGATGGTTTCTGAGGGGATTAGGCCTGACTCGGTTATGCTGCTTAGTATAGCTGAGGCTTGTGCTAAAATTGGTTGCTTGAGGTTGGCTAAATCAGTTCATGGATATGTGATCAGAGAAGGCATGATTGGTGATGGTAGTTTGAGTAATTCTCTTATTGTTATGTACAGTCAGTGTGGTTACTTGTGTAAAGCGAAACGGCTCTTTGAATCTCTCGTTGATCGAAGTACTTCTTGTTGGACTTCTATGATTTCGTCCTATAATCAAAATGAGTGCTTTGAAGAGGCAATAGGTGCTTTTATTAAGATGCAAGATTCAGAGGTAGAACTGAATGAAGTGACAATGATTAGTGTTCTGAATTCCTGCGCTAGATTAGGTTGGTTAAAAGAGGGAAAATCAGTTCATTGCTTTGTTTTGAGGAATGCAATGGATGCTGCTGATCTTGATCTTGGGCCTGCACTGATAGATTTCTATGCAGCATGCTGGAAAATAAGTAGTTGCGAAAAACTTCTTCGTTTAATAGGAAACAGCAACGTTGTATCGTGGAATACACTCATATCATTTTTTGCTCGCGAGGGTTTAAACAGTAAAGCCATGGTACTCTTTGCGCATATGGTGGCAAAGGGACTAATGCCAGACTCATATAGCTTAGCAAGTTCAATTTCAGCAAGTGCAAGTGCTGGTTTGATACAATTCGGACAACAGATACATGGTCATGTCATGAAAAGAGGCTTTGTCGACGAATTTGTTCAGAACTCTTTGATGGATATGTATTCAAAATGCGGCTTTGTGGATTCGGCATACACAATTTTTAACAAAATCAGGAAGAAAAGCATTGTGACATGGAACTGTATGATTTGTGGGTTTTCTCAGAATGGCATTTCATTAGAAGCACTCAACCTATTCGATGAGATGTATGGAAACTGCCTCGAGATTAACGAAGTAACCTTTTTAAGTGCAATTCAAGCTTGCTCCAATTTGGGTTATCTTGACAAGGGAAAATGGATTCACCATAAGATCATCGTAACCGGTAATCAAGATGATGTTTATATCAATACATCTTTGGTAGACATGTATGCGAAATGCGGAGACCTTCAAACAGCCCGACGAGTTTTTGATAGCATACTCGAGAAAAGTGTGGTGTCATGGAGTACCATGATTGCTGCTCATGGCATACACGGTCAAATAAACGCTGCTATCTCACTCTTCACTAAAATGATTAACTCACATATCAAACCAAACGAAGTAACCTTCATGAACATCTTATCCGCCTGCAGGCACGCCGGATCCGTCGAAGAAGGAAAACTTTATTTCAACTCTATGAGGGATTATGGCGTAGTGCCCAATCAAGAACACTTTGCCTCCATAGTCGACCTTCTAAGTCGTGCCGGTGATATCAACGGGGCATACAAAATAATTAAATCGATACAAATGCCAGTAGATGCTAGCATATGGGGAGCTTTGCTTAACGGATGCCGAATACACGGGAGGATGGACGTGATTGAGAAAATCGGTGAAGAACTCAGACGAATAAGCACAGATGATACAGGTTACTATACTTTGTTATCGAACATATACGCTGAAGGAGGAAAGTGGAATGAATCAAGAAAGGTGAGATCAAAGATGGAAGGATTGGGACTGAAGAAGGTACCTGGTTACAGTACAATTGAGATAGATAGGAAAATCTATAGATTTGGAGCTGGAGATACTTCTGAATGGCAAATGAAAGAAATTTGCATGtttttagaaaattttcaaagCTTGACACAGGAACAAGGATGTGATGTAGAATGCTATatgtataataataataatagtacTAAGGCTGCAATATTGTTTGATGATTTTAGTTTTTATAACTTGCAGAGAGAAGCAAGCAATTGCATTGAGAATAAATCAGTTCTACTTTAG